Proteins co-encoded in one Cupriavidus taiwanensis genomic window:
- a CDS encoding Zn-ribbon domain-containing OB-fold protein has product MRHPYTDGLDAGVVRYQCCDDCGIWQPLERHACRACGSRQLRWRDAGGLATVYAVTEISRAPTDAFRALAPYTLVLATLDEGPRVMGHAEPGVAIGERVRAGFVRFGEGTLLRFLRE; this is encoded by the coding sequence ATGAGGCATCCCTATACCGACGGACTCGATGCCGGCGTGGTGCGCTACCAGTGCTGCGACGACTGCGGGATCTGGCAGCCGCTGGAGCGCCACGCCTGCCGCGCCTGTGGCAGCCGGCAATTGCGCTGGCGCGATGCCGGCGGCCTGGCCACGGTCTATGCCGTCACCGAGATCAGCCGCGCCCCGACCGATGCCTTCCGCGCCCTGGCGCCCTACACGCTGGTGCTGGCCACGCTGGACGAGGGTCCACGCGTGATGGGCCATGCCGAGCCCGGCGTGGCGATCGGCGAGCGCGTGCGTGCCGGCTTCGTGCGCTTCGGCGAAGGGA
- a CDS encoding thiolase family protein, translating to MNATYVRGTGNTRFGRIDGSTPLTLMAQAADAALADAGLARAEVDGVLCGYATTLPHLMLADRFCEYASLRPAYAHGVAAGGATGGVMAMLAHELVRAGRCRHVLVVAGENRLSGQSRDQSVQTLAQVGEPHAEVPNGASVPAYYALLASRYLHQTGMDADALSGFAVLMREHAAGHPDAHLREPLSLAQARAARQIATPLRLSDCCPISDGAVAVMVSADPGAGTPVRIAGAGQAHRHQHLGALDDVMQTGAADAARRAFAEAGGDVDSIDCLAIYDSFTITLVMLLEELGLAPRGQAHARLQAGDFSRGGALPLNLHGGLLAFGHSGVAGGLMHFAEAARQLAGRAGERQLSQRRRALFHADGGVLSSHVSLVLEAAP from the coding sequence ATGAACGCCACCTATGTACGCGGCACCGGCAACACGCGCTTCGGCCGCATCGACGGCAGCACCCCGCTGACGCTGATGGCGCAGGCCGCCGACGCGGCGCTCGCCGATGCCGGACTGGCGCGGGCCGAGGTCGACGGCGTGCTGTGCGGCTACGCCACCACGCTGCCGCACCTGATGCTGGCCGACCGCTTCTGCGAATACGCGTCGCTCAGGCCCGCCTACGCCCACGGCGTCGCCGCGGGTGGCGCCACCGGCGGCGTGATGGCGATGCTGGCGCACGAACTGGTGCGCGCCGGCCGCTGCCGCCATGTGCTGGTGGTCGCGGGCGAGAACCGCCTGAGCGGCCAGAGCCGCGACCAGTCGGTCCAGACGCTGGCGCAGGTGGGCGAGCCGCATGCCGAAGTGCCCAACGGCGCCTCGGTGCCGGCCTATTACGCGCTGCTGGCATCGCGCTACCTGCACCAGACCGGCATGGATGCCGATGCGCTGTCCGGCTTCGCGGTGCTGATGCGCGAGCACGCCGCCGGCCATCCGGATGCGCACCTGCGCGAGCCGCTGTCGCTGGCGCAGGCACGCGCCGCGCGCCAGATTGCCACGCCGCTGCGGCTGTCCGACTGCTGCCCGATTTCCGATGGCGCGGTGGCGGTGATGGTCTCCGCCGATCCTGGCGCGGGCACGCCGGTGCGCATCGCCGGCGCCGGCCAGGCGCACCGGCACCAGCACCTCGGCGCACTCGACGACGTGATGCAGACCGGCGCCGCCGACGCCGCGCGGCGCGCCTTTGCCGAGGCCGGCGGCGATGTGGACAGCATCGACTGCCTGGCGATCTACGACTCGTTCACCATCACCCTGGTCATGCTGCTGGAAGAACTCGGACTGGCGCCGCGCGGACAAGCGCATGCACGGCTGCAAGCCGGCGATTTCAGCCGCGGCGGCGCGCTGCCGCTCAATCTGCATGGCGGGTTGCTGGCCTTTGGCCATTCCGGCGTCGCGGGCGGGCTGATGCATTTTGCCGAAGCCGCGCGCCAGCTCGCCGGACGCGCCGGGGAACGTCAACTGAGCCAGCGCCGCCGCGCGCTGTTCCATGCCGACGGCGGCGTGCTGTCGTCCCATGTCAGCCTGGTGCTGGAGGCCGCGCCATGA
- a CDS encoding ABC transporter substrate-binding protein yields MTLCHSIRRRTAGVLALAAALACGTAQAQPRAAISDDVVKLGMLLDMSGLYADVTGRGSATAAQMAIDDFGGKVLGKKIELVVVDHQNKADIAANKAREWYDTGNVDAILDVAASAPALAVLEVAKQKNRIVVFSGPGTERITNDLCTPVSVHYAYDTYALANTTARATVQRGGKSWFFLTADYAFGHTLQDSATAVINETGGKVLGAARHPIGASDFASYLLQAQASKAQIVGLANAGGDTINAIKAAAEFGLTRNNAQRMAGLLLYVNDIHAIGLKTAAGLLLTEGFYWDMNDATRAWSRRYFEKLKKMPNMSQAGAYSSVTHYLKAVQAAGTDETAAVMKQMKSMPVNDFFAKNGRIREDGRMIHDMYLFEVKTPAESKYPWDYYKVVATVPGDQAFMPAAKSKCPLLRH; encoded by the coding sequence ATGACGCTTTGCCATTCGATCCGACGCCGGACCGCCGGCGTCCTCGCGCTTGCCGCGGCGCTGGCCTGCGGCACCGCCCAGGCGCAGCCCAGGGCCGCGATTTCCGACGACGTGGTCAAGCTCGGCATGCTGCTCGACATGAGCGGCCTGTATGCCGACGTCACCGGCCGTGGCAGCGCCACCGCGGCGCAGATGGCCATCGACGATTTCGGCGGCAAGGTGCTCGGCAAGAAGATCGAACTGGTGGTGGTCGATCACCAGAACAAGGCCGACATCGCCGCCAACAAGGCGCGCGAGTGGTACGACACCGGCAATGTCGACGCCATCCTCGACGTGGCCGCGTCGGCGCCGGCGCTGGCGGTGCTGGAAGTGGCGAAGCAGAAGAACCGCATCGTGGTGTTTTCCGGGCCTGGCACGGAACGCATTACCAACGACCTGTGCACGCCGGTGTCGGTGCACTACGCCTACGACACCTACGCGCTCGCCAACACCACCGCGCGCGCCACGGTGCAGCGCGGCGGCAAGAGCTGGTTCTTCCTGACCGCCGACTACGCCTTCGGCCATACGCTGCAGGACTCCGCCACCGCGGTCATCAACGAGACCGGCGGCAAGGTGCTGGGCGCGGCGCGCCACCCGATCGGCGCCAGCGACTTTGCCTCGTACCTGCTGCAGGCGCAGGCCAGCAAGGCGCAGATCGTCGGGCTGGCCAACGCCGGCGGCGACACCATCAACGCGATCAAGGCGGCAGCGGAGTTCGGCCTCACGCGAAACAACGCCCAGCGCATGGCGGGCCTGCTGCTGTACGTCAACGACATCCACGCCATCGGGCTGAAGACCGCGGCCGGCCTGCTGCTGACCGAAGGCTTCTACTGGGACATGAACGACGCCACCCGCGCCTGGTCGCGCCGCTATTTCGAGAAGCTGAAGAAGATGCCCAACATGAGCCAGGCCGGCGCGTATTCGTCGGTGACGCACTACCTGAAGGCGGTCCAGGCGGCGGGCACCGACGAGACCGCGGCGGTGATGAAGCAGATGAAGTCGATGCCGGTCAACGACTTCTTCGCGAAGAACGGCCGCATCCGCGAGGACGGCCGCATGATCCACGACATGTACCTGTTCGAGGTGAAGACGCCGGCCGAATCGAAGTACCCGTGGGACTACTACAAGGTGGTGGCGACGGTGCCCGGCGACCAGGCCTTCATGCCGGCAGCGAAGTCGAAGTGTCCGCTGCTGCGGCACTGA
- a CDS encoding IclR family transcriptional regulator: MTIPSTSLQKACRLLRALTDARNSRLTDLALAAGVDKASALRLLETLAAEGMVQRDPATKAFAPGREWLALHATALQRTDLRPLVRPALIRLANAFEDSAILSVPSGCESICIELRLGTFPIRANYLDIGSRRPLGVGAGSLALLAALPDAEVDATLEGIAPALRRYPRFSRPMLLEHVRATRERGYAVLLDVVIERMGGIAIALPGPDGHPLGALSIAALNDRITSREAAMARALKREADAICQTWRRHARASADTGRPAPRPRMPHPRKAAGDGDRPGPP, translated from the coding sequence GTGACCATTCCGAGCACCTCGCTGCAGAAGGCCTGCCGCCTGCTGCGCGCGCTGACCGATGCCCGCAACAGCCGCCTGACCGACCTGGCCCTGGCCGCTGGTGTCGACAAGGCCTCGGCGCTGCGGCTCCTCGAAACCCTGGCGGCCGAGGGCATGGTGCAGCGCGATCCGGCGACCAAGGCGTTTGCGCCGGGGCGGGAATGGCTGGCCTTGCATGCCACCGCGCTGCAACGTACCGACCTGCGCCCGCTGGTGCGTCCGGCGCTGATCCGGCTGGCCAACGCCTTCGAGGACAGCGCCATCCTGTCGGTGCCGAGCGGCTGCGAATCCATTTGCATCGAGCTGCGCCTGGGCACCTTCCCGATCCGCGCCAATTACCTGGATATCGGCAGCCGCCGGCCACTGGGTGTCGGCGCTGGCAGCCTGGCGTTGCTGGCCGCGCTGCCCGATGCCGAGGTCGACGCGACGCTCGAAGGGATCGCGCCGGCGCTGCGCCGCTACCCCCGCTTCAGCCGGCCGATGCTGCTTGAGCACGTGCGCGCGACGCGCGAACGCGGCTACGCGGTCCTGCTGGACGTGGTGATCGAACGCATGGGCGGCATTGCCATCGCCCTGCCCGGCCCCGACGGCCATCCGCTGGGCGCTCTCAGCATCGCCGCTCTCAATGACCGCATCACCAGTCGCGAGGCCGCCATGGCCCGCGCATTGAAACGCGAGGCCGACGCTATCTGCCAGACCTGGCGCCGGCACGCCAGGGCAAGCGCCGATACCGGGCGGCCCGCGCCCCGCCCACGCATGCCACACCCGCGCAAGGCCGCCGGCGACGGCGATCGCCCCGGGCCGCCCTGA